A stretch of Paludisphaera borealis DNA encodes these proteins:
- the xylB gene encoding xylulokinase: protein MSITIGIDVGTSGTKTLAIDEHGKILASASSEYPCSHPRPGWSEQDPELWWRATQETLRAVLSSGKFAPADVAGVGLSGQMHGSVFLDASGEVVRPALLWNDQRTAAQCAEIEDRAGGREALIKMVGNRAMTGFTAPKLLWVRKEEPANWERVRQVLLPKDYVRYRLTGAYATEVSDASGTLLLDVANRRWSRELLAKLDIDPALLPPCHESFEVSAQVSAIGSEATGLPVGTPVVGGGGDQPAGAVGNGIVRPGVASATMGTSGVVFAHTDKPGFDPLGRLQRGCHAVPGAWHVMGVVLSAGGSLQWFRNELGKAEVELSRTQGIDPYLLLTAEAAIAGPGAEGLFFLPYLTGERSPHFDPDAKGGWIGLTVRHGRPHLIRAVLEGATYAMRDSLELIREMGSEIDHIRVSGGGARNALWKQIQADIYGCDVHTLNSTEGPAFGVALLAQVGTGGFATVPEACDATIMTLESTNVDHRAKAYYDKAYKVYQSLYQNLRGTFREISQLVEGGF from the coding sequence TTGAGTATCACGATCGGCATCGACGTCGGCACGTCCGGGACCAAGACGCTGGCCATCGACGAGCACGGCAAGATCCTCGCGTCGGCGTCTTCGGAGTACCCGTGCTCGCACCCGCGGCCGGGGTGGTCGGAGCAAGACCCCGAGCTGTGGTGGCGCGCGACCCAGGAGACCCTCCGCGCCGTGCTCTCCTCGGGCAAGTTCGCGCCGGCCGACGTGGCCGGCGTGGGCCTCAGCGGCCAGATGCACGGCTCGGTCTTCCTCGATGCGTCGGGCGAAGTCGTCCGTCCCGCGCTCCTTTGGAACGACCAGCGGACGGCCGCCCAGTGCGCGGAGATCGAGGATCGCGCGGGGGGGCGCGAGGCGCTCATCAAGATGGTTGGCAACCGCGCGATGACCGGGTTCACCGCGCCCAAGCTGCTCTGGGTCCGCAAGGAGGAGCCGGCGAACTGGGAACGGGTTCGCCAGGTGCTCTTACCGAAGGATTACGTCCGCTATCGCCTGACCGGCGCCTACGCGACGGAGGTCAGCGACGCCTCGGGCACGCTGCTGCTCGACGTCGCCAATCGCCGATGGAGCCGCGAGCTGCTCGCCAAGCTCGACATCGACCCCGCGCTCCTGCCGCCCTGCCACGAAAGCTTCGAGGTTTCGGCCCAGGTCAGCGCGATCGGCTCGGAGGCGACCGGCTTGCCCGTTGGAACTCCGGTGGTCGGCGGCGGCGGCGACCAGCCGGCCGGCGCGGTCGGCAACGGGATCGTCCGGCCGGGCGTCGCCTCGGCGACGATGGGGACCTCGGGCGTCGTCTTCGCCCACACCGACAAGCCCGGCTTCGACCCCCTCGGCCGGCTCCAGCGTGGCTGTCACGCCGTCCCGGGCGCGTGGCACGTCATGGGCGTCGTGCTCTCGGCGGGGGGCAGCTTGCAGTGGTTCCGCAACGAGCTGGGCAAGGCCGAGGTCGAGCTTTCCCGGACGCAGGGCATCGACCCGTACCTCCTGCTCACCGCCGAGGCGGCGATCGCCGGCCCGGGGGCGGAAGGGTTGTTCTTCCTGCCGTACCTGACCGGCGAACGTTCGCCGCACTTCGACCCCGACGCCAAGGGGGGCTGGATCGGCCTGACGGTCCGTCACGGCCGTCCTCACCTGATCCGGGCGGTCCTCGAAGGGGCGACGTACGCGATGCGCGACAGTCTCGAATTGATCCGCGAGATGGGCTCCGAGATCGACCACATCCGCGTCTCCGGCGGCGGCGCCCGCAACGCGCTTTGGAAGCAGATCCAGGCCGACATCTACGGCTGCGACGTCCATACGCTGAACTCGACCGAGGGCCCGGCGTTCGGCGTCGCGCTGCTGGCTCAGGTGGGAACCGGCGGCTTCGCGACCGTCCCTGAAGCCTGCGACGCGACGATCATGACGCTGGAAAGCACGAACGTCGATCACCGCGCCAAGGCTTACTACGACAAGGCCTACAAGGTTTACCAAAGCCTGTACCAGAACCTGCGCGGGACGTTTCGCGAGATCAGCCAGCTCGTAGAAGGCGGCTTCTAG
- a CDS encoding MBL fold metallo-hydrolase — MIEPYRSGPDLAREIAETTVPPGGLAVWWLGQSGYLLKSRSGLLAVDLYLSEHLTRKYEATERRHVRMTRSPILGEDLRGIDLILASHKHSDHLDPGSASALLNASPAAVLALPEAIREHAHGLGLPDDRLVGLDVGATFECAGFRVRAIASAHEGFDRDAAGRHPYLGFVIESDGLRLYHSGDTLLYEGLAEALGADRFDVLFLPINGRDPARGVAGNMSAAEAVDLAVRIGPRFVVPQHYDMFTFNTVPVGLFEAEAGRLPAGTSPRVLRCGERWELRP, encoded by the coding sequence ATGATTGAACCATACCGCAGCGGCCCCGACCTGGCGCGCGAGATCGCCGAGACGACCGTTCCGCCCGGCGGCCTGGCCGTCTGGTGGCTGGGGCAGAGCGGCTACCTGCTCAAGTCGCGGTCCGGACTGCTGGCGGTCGACCTTTATCTCTCGGAGCACCTGACGCGCAAGTACGAGGCGACCGAACGGCGGCACGTCCGGATGACGCGGTCGCCGATCCTGGGCGAAGACCTGCGCGGGATCGATCTGATCCTCGCCAGCCACAAGCACTCCGACCACCTCGACCCGGGCTCGGCCTCGGCGCTGCTGAACGCCTCGCCGGCGGCGGTCCTCGCCTTGCCCGAGGCGATCCGCGAGCACGCGCACGGCCTGGGGCTGCCGGACGATCGGCTGGTCGGACTCGACGTCGGGGCGACCTTCGAGTGCGCCGGGTTTCGCGTCCGGGCGATTGCGTCGGCTCACGAGGGGTTCGACCGTGACGCGGCCGGCCGGCATCCGTATCTTGGGTTCGTCATCGAGTCGGACGGCCTGCGGCTTTATCACAGCGGCGACACGCTCTTGTACGAAGGTCTGGCCGAGGCGCTCGGGGCGGATCGGTTCGACGTGCTATTCTTGCCGATCAACGGCCGCGACCCCGCGCGGGGCGTGGCGGGCAATATGTCGGCGGCCGAGGCCGTCGATCTGGCCGTTCGGATCGGACCTCGGTTCGTCGTTCCTCAGCATTACGACATGTTCACATTCAACACGGTTCCGGTCGGACTCTTCGAGGCCGAGGCGGGTCGGCTGCCGGCCGGGACCAGTCCGCGCGTCTTGCGATGCGGCGAGCGTTGGGAGCTACGGCCTTGA
- a CDS encoding cobalamin-independent methionine synthase II family protein: MAEPLIPATVIGSWSFPGWYEKFVGDVKDRPELYGPVDREEAVRDAIRLAIDDQVRSGLDRITDGEMQRVDFNLGFYEYLGGLEPLRKARHWGAPAHDQRDRYRCIAPLTAPEGLGTTTEYHRLREYTTGPVKIPIPGPFTLAGCIDGGDVYPNRAATAEALIPIVAAELKALDAAGVDFIQLDEPSFACHPDAPDYFLDVIARTVAGVKAYVSMHMCFGNYRARAVGHRTYRPLFPHIGRARVSQLALEFASREMAEIELLAELPETMDVAVGLVDVKNTWIEPPGLVAERLRAVLKHVAPERVSITPDCGFSQTARHLAVAKARSLAEGAAIVRRELGRS; encoded by the coding sequence ATGGCGGAACCTCTGATTCCCGCCACGGTGATCGGCAGTTGGTCGTTCCCGGGCTGGTACGAGAAATTCGTCGGCGACGTCAAGGACCGACCCGAGTTGTACGGGCCCGTCGACCGCGAGGAAGCGGTCCGCGACGCGATCCGGCTGGCGATCGACGACCAGGTCCGCTCGGGCCTCGACCGGATCACCGACGGCGAGATGCAACGGGTGGACTTCAACCTGGGGTTTTACGAGTATCTCGGCGGTCTGGAGCCGTTGCGGAAAGCCCGGCACTGGGGCGCCCCCGCCCACGACCAGCGCGATCGCTACCGCTGCATCGCCCCGCTCACCGCTCCCGAGGGGTTGGGGACGACGACCGAGTACCACCGCCTTCGCGAGTACACCACCGGCCCGGTCAAGATTCCGATCCCGGGGCCGTTCACCCTGGCGGGTTGCATCGACGGCGGCGACGTGTATCCGAATCGCGCGGCGACGGCCGAAGCGTTGATTCCGATCGTCGCGGCCGAGCTGAAAGCCCTCGACGCCGCCGGGGTCGACTTCATCCAGCTCGACGAGCCGAGCTTCGCCTGCCACCCGGACGCTCCCGACTACTTCCTCGACGTGATCGCTCGCACGGTCGCGGGCGTCAAGGCGTACGTCAGCATGCACATGTGCTTCGGCAATTACCGGGCGCGGGCGGTGGGGCATCGCACCTATCGGCCGTTGTTCCCGCACATCGGCCGCGCCCGGGTGTCGCAGCTCGCGCTCGAGTTCGCCAGCCGCGAGATGGCGGAGATCGAGCTGCTGGCCGAACTCCCCGAGACGATGGACGTGGCGGTCGGCCTGGTCGACGTCAAGAACACCTGGATCGAGCCGCCGGGGCTGGTGGCCGAGCGGCTGCGCGCGGTCCTCAAGCACGTCGCGCCCGAGCGGGTGTCGATCACGCCCGACTGCGGGTTCTCGCAGACGGCCCGGCATCTGGCGGTGGCCAAGGCTCGATCGCTGGCCGAGGGCGCGGCGATCGTCCGCCGCGAGCTGGGACGCTCTTGA
- a CDS encoding glucoamylase family protein, whose translation MARSPVSPYVVGLFGMIVGLFGSSNAHGQPTASSLAPADRAVLKRYAEDAWRSMDRLTQPSGLPADRIHRKGEGWDAAVMETSPTNIASYIWSVMAAEQLEIIPHDQARDRLTQTIVTLERMNRPHGFFINDIDPRDGARLLVSPVNSQPRRPLLSSVDNAWLAVALTMVVNTQPELAPAAAKLLEAMDFGFFYDSYDPARPVQHPGLLHVGYWTDENAFFGHYGMLNSEARIASYLAIARGQLPAEQYYRMYRTLPTDVGPQFQTPTGERREYLGVPVFEGAYNYQGTRIVPSWGGSMFEALMVTLFVPEASWAPRSWGVNHPLYVRAQIVHGLQEMQYGFWGFSPAFRPAGGYEVYGVNGLGTNPDGYYSYEIGWGVPMISNVVITRTPHGIVTPHASFLALRFARQEAMTNLQNLKNRFPSYGALGFQDSVDVTAGLVSGFVLALDQGMILAAITNELSDDYMQRAFTTGAVERIVRPLIAQEEFTAGAPGQFNRAGRPEARFTEAHRIHVRASE comes from the coding sequence ATGGCTCGATCGCCTGTTTCGCCGTACGTCGTCGGTTTGTTCGGGATGATCGTCGGCCTGTTCGGGTCGTCGAACGCCCACGGCCAGCCGACCGCGTCGTCGCTCGCTCCAGCCGATCGGGCGGTCCTCAAGCGCTACGCCGAGGACGCCTGGCGGTCGATGGACCGCCTGACCCAGCCCAGCGGCCTGCCCGCCGACCGCATCCATCGCAAGGGAGAAGGCTGGGACGCCGCCGTGATGGAGACCTCGCCGACGAACATCGCGTCGTACATCTGGAGCGTCATGGCCGCCGAGCAGCTTGAGATCATCCCCCACGACCAGGCGCGCGACCGGCTGACGCAGACGATCGTGACGCTCGAACGGATGAATCGCCCGCACGGTTTCTTCATCAACGACATCGATCCGAGGGACGGCGCGCGTCTGCTGGTCTCGCCCGTCAACTCTCAGCCCCGCCGACCGCTGCTATCGAGCGTCGACAATGCGTGGCTGGCGGTCGCCCTGACGATGGTCGTCAATACCCAGCCCGAACTCGCGCCCGCCGCCGCCAAGCTCCTGGAGGCCATGGACTTCGGGTTCTTCTACGATTCGTACGACCCGGCTCGGCCGGTGCAGCATCCCGGCTTGTTGCACGTCGGCTACTGGACCGACGAGAACGCCTTCTTCGGTCATTACGGCATGCTCAACTCCGAGGCCCGGATCGCCAGCTATCTGGCCATCGCCCGCGGCCAGCTTCCGGCCGAGCAGTACTATCGGATGTACCGAACGCTGCCGACCGACGTGGGGCCGCAGTTCCAGACGCCGACCGGAGAGCGCCGGGAATACCTCGGCGTGCCGGTGTTCGAGGGGGCCTACAATTACCAGGGGACGCGGATCGTCCCGAGCTGGGGGGGCAGCATGTTCGAGGCCCTGATGGTCACCCTCTTCGTCCCTGAGGCGTCGTGGGCCCCCCGAAGCTGGGGCGTCAACCACCCGCTCTACGTCCGGGCGCAGATCGTCCACGGCCTCCAGGAGATGCAGTACGGCTTCTGGGGCTTCTCGCCCGCGTTCCGGCCGGCCGGCGGCTATGAAGTTTACGGCGTCAATGGACTGGGAACGAACCCGGACGGCTACTACTCGTACGAGATCGGCTGGGGCGTGCCGATGATCTCCAACGTCGTCATCACGCGGACCCCGCACGGAATCGTCACCCCCCACGCCTCGTTCCTCGCCCTCCGCTTCGCCCGCCAGGAAGCGATGACGAACCTCCAGAACCTCAAGAACCGGTTCCCGTCCTACGGCGCCCTCGGCTTCCAGGATTCCGTCGACGTCACCGCCGGACTCGTCTCGGGCTTCGTCCTGGCGCTCGATCAGGGGATGATCCTCGCCGCGATCACCAACGAACTGAGCGACGACTACATGCAACGCGCCTTCACCACCGGCGCGGTCGAGCGGATCGTCCGTCCCCTGATCGCCCAGGAAGAGTTCACCGCCGGCGCGCCGGGCCAGTTCAACCGCGCCGGACGTCCCGAAGCCCGGTTCACCGAAGCCCACCGCATCCACGTCCGCGCAAGCGAGTGA
- a CDS encoding DUF1501 domain-containing protein, with translation MATGFPTPMSRRGFLTVGSIGLGGLTLADLLRVQARADQKNYAPIEAKADSVIHIFLPGGIAHQETFDPKPFAPIEYRGEMNSVPTKIDGERFSETLAQTAQVADKMTVIRSMTHGEAAHERGTHNMFTGYRPSPALVYPSFGSVVSHEYGPKNNLPPYVCIPSIPNVYAGTGYLSSAFSPFSLGSDPAAEGFRVQDLNLPSGIDTGRFTTRRTVLDAVNDHFAKAEKSDNIGAMDTFYERAYSLISSEKAREAFNIAAEPAKIRDEYGRNPAGQRMLLARRLVAAGVRMVTIQYGGWDLHSQIVPGMKSQMPAFDQAYATLIRDLDRQGLLKRTLVMVSSEFGRTPKINKDAGRDHWPKVFSVALAGGGIKGGYIHGASNATATEPDRDPVGPEDLATTVYHLMGIVADKELMSPGNRPIEIVDGGKVVKELMA, from the coding sequence ATGGCGACCGGATTTCCGACCCCGATGAGTCGTCGAGGGTTTCTGACCGTGGGATCGATCGGCCTCGGGGGATTGACCCTGGCCGACCTGCTGCGCGTCCAGGCTCGGGCCGACCAGAAGAATTACGCCCCCATCGAGGCCAAGGCCGACTCGGTGATTCACATCTTCCTGCCGGGCGGCATCGCCCACCAGGAGACGTTCGATCCCAAGCCGTTCGCGCCGATCGAGTACCGGGGCGAGATGAACTCTGTCCCGACCAAGATCGACGGCGAGCGGTTCAGCGAGACGCTGGCCCAGACGGCCCAGGTCGCCGACAAGATGACGGTCATCCGGTCGATGACCCACGGCGAGGCCGCCCACGAGCGCGGCACGCACAACATGTTCACGGGCTACCGGCCCAGCCCCGCGCTCGTCTACCCGAGCTTCGGCAGCGTGGTCTCGCACGAGTACGGCCCCAAGAACAACCTGCCGCCGTACGTCTGCATTCCGAGCATCCCCAACGTGTACGCGGGGACCGGCTACCTCAGCTCGGCGTTCTCGCCGTTCAGCCTGGGGAGCGACCCGGCCGCCGAGGGCTTCCGCGTGCAGGACCTGAACCTGCCCAGCGGGATCGACACGGGCCGGTTCACCACCCGCCGCACGGTGCTTGACGCGGTCAACGACCACTTCGCCAAGGCCGAGAAGAGCGACAACATCGGAGCGATGGACACCTTCTACGAGCGGGCCTACAGCCTGATCAGCTCGGAGAAGGCCCGCGAGGCGTTCAACATCGCCGCCGAACCCGCCAAGATCCGCGACGAGTACGGCCGCAACCCGGCCGGTCAGCGGATGCTGCTGGCCCGGCGACTGGTCGCCGCCGGCGTCCGGATGGTCACGATCCAGTACGGCGGCTGGGACCTGCACTCGCAGATCGTCCCCGGCATGAAGAGCCAGATGCCGGCCTTCGACCAGGCGTACGCCACCCTGATCCGCGACCTCGACCGCCAGGGCCTCCTCAAGCGGACGCTCGTCATGGTGTCGAGCGAGTTCGGCCGCACGCCCAAGATCAACAAGGACGCCGGCCGCGACCACTGGCCGAAGGTCTTCAGCGTCGCCCTGGCCGGCGGCGGCATCAAGGGGGGGTACATCCACGGCGCGTCGAACGCCACGGCCACCGAGCCCGATCGCGACCCGGTCGGCCCCGAAGACCTGGCCACGACCGTCTACCACCTCATGGGCATCGTCGCCGACAAGGAACTCATGTCGCCGGGCAACCGGCCGATCGAGATCGTCGACGGCGGCAAGGTGGTCAAAGAGCTGATGGCCTGA
- a CDS encoding peptidase yields MPSSRPPLLRSSLLALPLALATALPALASTPSLTAVRPVGGQRGVELDVTFSGARLGDAKEILFYQPGVTATAITKVDDNNVKAKVKIAADSPLGWHDLRIRTATGLSELRGFSVGAFPEVAEVEPNNDFAAPQAIPMNVTINGVADNEDVDYFVVDAKKGERISVEVEGMRLGITLFDPYVAILNTKRFELASSDDAALLWQDAFASVVAPEDGKYIIQVRESAYAGNGACLYRVQVGNYPRSTGVFPPGGKFGETLAVRWIGDPAGEATVNVTLPAAYVPNFGITRQDEKGLSPHPNLFRLTPLGNVLEKEPNNDQATATPFTAPMALNGVLEKAGDVDHFVFAGKKGQTYDFRLFGRQLRSPIDSVMYLAKKGAGAAVGNDDAVGPDSYFRFACPEDAEYVVSVVDQLGNGGPSYVYRIEVSPVAPRLTVSTPAEQIMLGTGVMAPSVPRGNRQAILIQGSRADFGGDVNILAENLPPGIEMEAPVLVASQAIVPVLFKAKADAPLAATLAKISGKSVDPKVEVASEFSSQAAFVLSPVNNGIIVWSRTVDRLAVGVTEESPYSIEIVQPKVPMVRSGQMGLKVRATRKEGFKAAIAVSLPWNPPGVGSSGGVAIPEGQNEAVIPMNADGGAELRTWKIVVNGTSSGPTGPIMVSSQLADLTIAAPFVGLTFQAATVEQGKEADMAVAVTKNVDFPGEADVSLVGLPNKVTTDVKKITKDSKDIVYHLKTDATSPAGNHTNLFCQVVVTQNGEPIVHNIGSGTLRIDAPLPKPAAAAAPAPAAAPVAAAAPAAAPAKPLSRLEKLRLDSKQKQQAAAAGK; encoded by the coding sequence ATGCCTTCCTCCCGCCCCCCCCTGCTCAGGTCGTCGCTCCTGGCCCTGCCCCTGGCGCTCGCGACCGCCCTGCCCGCTCTCGCCTCGACCCCCAGCCTGACGGCCGTTCGACCGGTCGGCGGCCAGCGCGGCGTTGAGCTCGACGTCACGTTCTCCGGCGCCCGACTGGGCGACGCCAAGGAGATCCTGTTCTATCAGCCGGGCGTGACCGCCACCGCGATCACGAAGGTCGACGACAACAACGTCAAGGCGAAGGTCAAGATCGCCGCCGACAGCCCGCTCGGCTGGCACGACCTCCGCATCCGGACCGCCACCGGCCTCAGCGAGCTGCGCGGCTTCAGCGTCGGTGCGTTCCCGGAAGTCGCCGAGGTCGAGCCCAACAACGATTTCGCCGCCCCCCAGGCGATCCCGATGAACGTCACGATCAACGGCGTCGCCGATAACGAGGACGTCGATTACTTCGTGGTCGACGCCAAGAAGGGCGAACGGATCTCGGTCGAAGTCGAAGGCATGCGGCTGGGGATCACGTTGTTCGACCCCTACGTGGCGATCCTCAACACCAAGAGGTTCGAGCTGGCGTCGAGCGACGACGCGGCGCTCCTCTGGCAAGACGCGTTCGCCTCGGTGGTGGCTCCGGAAGACGGCAAATACATCATCCAGGTGCGCGAGAGCGCGTACGCCGGCAACGGCGCGTGCCTGTACCGCGTGCAGGTGGGCAACTACCCGCGCTCGACCGGCGTCTTCCCGCCGGGGGGCAAGTTCGGCGAGACGCTCGCCGTGCGCTGGATAGGCGACCCGGCCGGCGAGGCGACGGTCAACGTCACGCTGCCGGCCGCCTACGTCCCGAACTTCGGCATCACGCGGCAGGACGAAAAGGGACTGTCGCCGCACCCAAACCTGTTCCGGCTCACCCCCCTGGGCAACGTCCTCGAAAAAGAGCCAAACAACGACCAGGCCACGGCGACTCCGTTCACGGCTCCCATGGCCTTGAACGGCGTGCTGGAAAAGGCCGGCGACGTCGATCATTTCGTCTTCGCGGGGAAGAAGGGCCAGACGTACGACTTCCGGCTGTTCGGCCGCCAGCTCCGCTCGCCGATCGACTCGGTGATGTACCTGGCGAAGAAGGGGGCCGGCGCCGCGGTCGGCAACGACGACGCCGTCGGGCCCGACAGCTACTTCCGGTTCGCCTGTCCTGAAGACGCCGAGTACGTCGTCTCGGTCGTCGATCAACTGGGCAACGGAGGCCCCTCCTACGTCTATCGGATCGAGGTCAGCCCCGTCGCTCCCAGGCTCACCGTGTCCACCCCCGCCGAGCAGATCATGCTGGGGACCGGCGTCATGGCCCCGAGCGTCCCCCGAGGCAACCGCCAGGCGATCCTGATCCAGGGGAGCCGGGCCGACTTCGGCGGCGACGTCAACATCCTCGCCGAGAATCTGCCGCCGGGGATCGAGATGGAAGCCCCCGTGCTGGTCGCCAGTCAGGCGATCGTCCCGGTCCTGTTCAAGGCCAAGGCCGACGCCCCGCTCGCCGCGACGCTCGCCAAGATCTCGGGCAAGTCGGTCGATCCCAAGGTTGAAGTCGCCTCCGAGTTCAGCTCGCAGGCCGCGTTCGTCCTCTCGCCGGTCAACAACGGCATCATCGTCTGGTCGCGGACCGTCGACCGCCTGGCCGTCGGCGTGACCGAGGAGAGCCCGTACTCGATCGAGATCGTTCAGCCGAAAGTCCCCATGGTCCGCAGCGGCCAGATGGGCTTGAAGGTCCGGGCGACCCGCAAGGAAGGCTTCAAGGCGGCCATCGCCGTGTCGCTCCCCTGGAACCCTCCCGGCGTCGGCTCGTCCGGCGGCGTGGCGATCCCCGAGGGGCAGAACGAAGCCGTGATCCCCATGAACGCCGACGGCGGCGCCGAGCTGCGGACCTGGAAGATCGTCGTCAACGGCACGTCGAGCGGACCGACCGGTCCGATCATGGTCTCGTCCCAGCTCGCCGACCTGACGATCGCCGCCCCGTTCGTGGGCCTGACGTTCCAGGCCGCGACGGTCGAGCAAGGCAAGGAAGCCGACATGGCGGTCGCCGTCACCAAGAACGTCGACTTCCCGGGCGAGGCCGACGTGAGCCTCGTCGGACTCCCGAACAAGGTGACGACCGACGTCAAGAAGATCACCAAGGACAGCAAGGACATCGTGTACCACCTGAAGACCGACGCCACGTCGCCGGCCGGCAACCACACGAACCTGTTCTGCCAGGTGGTCGTCACCCAGAACGGCGAACCGATCGTCCACAACATCGGCTCGGGGACCTTGCGAATCGACGCCCCGCTCCCCAAGCCGGCCGCCGCCGCGGCTCCAGCCCCGGCCGCCGCGCCCGTCGCCGCGGCCGCGCCAGCCGCCGCGCCGGCCAAGCCGTTGAGCCGGCTCGAAAAGCTGCGGCTCGACAGCAAGCAAAAGCAGCAGGCGGCGGCGGCCGGCAAGTGA